GGAATGGTTCGTATAGCGAAACGTAATAAATCATACGGCAATGTGGTCATAGTACGTCACGAGAATGGTTTGGAAACCATTTATGCTCACCTTTCAAAACTAAATGTTCAACCGAATCAATGTGTAAAAGCGGGAGAAGTGATCGGACTTGGCGGTAACACCGGTCATTCATATGGAAGTCACCTGCATTTTGAAGTTCGTTACAAAGGCGAACCGTTGAATCCGAATGAACTATTCTCGTTCTCGGAATGTAAGCTTGTTGCCGACACTATTGAGATCAACCTGAATAGTTTTCAATTTTACAATGATTACAAAGCCGGCAAATACAAACATTTGAAAAAAGGAAAAAAATATGCTAAAACAAAAGTGAAACTGAAGCCCGGCTACTATTCCGTTCGTAAGGGAGATACACTTTACTCAATTGCCCGTAAATATGGCACTACGGTTGATAAACTTTGTAAACTAAATAAGATCAAACCGACAACGGTATTACGTTTAGGAACTAAAATAAAGTATGGGTAAGAGATGACGGTTATTGGTTGTTAGTTGACTTGCCGGTTGTCGACACTCATCAATAACATCCCCTGAACTAACAACTAACAAACAACTCCCTTGTCAAAAATTTCAATTGATCTGCATGAATCGTTCAATAAAGGAAGTAAAATTGATGATCTTTTGAACAACGCCATTCGCAAAGCTGTTGAGAACAAGATCGACCTGGTGGAAATAATACATGGTAAAGGAAGCGGCCAGTTAAAAAAACGCGTGCTGCGATTTTTACAACAACCGCACATTAAACAATTGTATAAAAGAGTTGAGAAGGATAGCAAAAATTTCGGGAGACTGTTTGTCAGGTTTTAGATCAGTCTTTTTTAGCTGCGGACTACAATGTATTGCCACCGTTGTCATTATATCCTGTGGATTACCCCAAAATCGACCTGCTAAAGGAACTCATATTACGGTCGGAAGCAATTCATTACAAAACGACAGCATTGAAAAAATACGAGCCAGGCTCAACACCAATGAAAAAGCACAGCGGCTGGATTCACTGTTTAAATACATGTTCCTTCACGGCGGATTCAATGGTAATATACTTGTGGCCCAGCAAGGGCAAGTGATATATAAAAAAAGCTGGGGCTATGCCAACTATGAAACAAAGGATTCCCTGACGCTGAATTCGGTTTTCCAAATGGGATCATCTTCAAAACCTTTAACTGCAACAGCAATATTGATATTAAAGGAACAGGGCCTGATCCGGTTATCACAAACCATTGATGAGTTTTTTCCGGATTTTCCTTATAAAAAAATTACAGTAAAGGATCTGCTCACACATCGTTCGGGTCTGGCCAATTACATGTATTTCTGCGACAGCTTTTATTGTTATAAAAATATCCCGCTCAGTAATGATGAGCTATTAAAGCTAATGATAACCAATCATCCCCTGCCCTATTTTAAACCGAACAGAAGATTCGAATATTCCAATACGAATTATGCCTTGCTTGTAAATATTATTGAAAAAGTATCGGGTGTGAGTTATGCAGACTTTATGAAACAGGAAATATTTAAACCCCTCGGAATGAATAATAGTCGCATAAGTATTACGGATACCATTGATCTGAACCATAATAAAACAACAGGTTACGAAGGCAACTGGAAGAAGTATGATATAGACTATTTAGATGGTGTGCTTGGTGATAAAAATATTTTCACTACAGTTGACGATCTGTTTTTATTTGACCAGGCACTCTATACTGTACAGCTATTAAAGAAGGAGACACTTGATGAAGCTTATTCCGGCACCAGCCATGAATACCCCGGGCAGCGTAACTATGGTTATGGCTGGAGGTTAATAGACGAAAAAGACGGCACAAAGATCGTATACCACAACGGCTGGTGGCACGGCTACAATAACGTCTTTTACAGGCGACTGAAAGATAAAACCACGATCATTATTTTGAGTAATAAAATAAACCGCGGTATTTATCATATTGAAGGGATTCTTAATATCCTTGATGGGTCAGGCATTACAGGCAACATTTTTGATGAAGAAGGAAGAGCCGTCAATTAGCCCTCCTGGTTTCATAATTGTATTTCCAGGTATATATACTTTCCGTTTTAGTAATCTATTCGCACAACTTTTAAAGCCCGTTGTCAATATTAAAATTTGAATAAGGGGGCGGCCCCCTTGCCGCGCTTTTGCATCTTACCTACACTTGTATTGTTAAATATCGGGCTTCATAAATTCCGATAAATTTTAACAGTATACATCTTAAATCAGGGTATTAATATAATATGAAAAGGATCAAATACTATTTACTTACAAATCTTGTAGTTCTCCTTCTTATAGTTACCACAACATCTTATTCTCAAAATAGCTCCAGTTCTTGGTCAGCAAAGTGGGAAAACCCGAAATCATTTATTGAAAATAAAGGTCAATTCCACATACATAAGTCAACGGAACCTGTTTTATATGCTTATGATAATGGATCAACCATGATCTATTTTACTTCCAAAGGAATTACATATAGTTTCTTGAGGCGTTGGAAAAAAGAAGAGAATGAAAAAGAGCATTTTGAAAGTACGGAAGACTGGATAAAAAAAGAAGAGGAAGAANNNNNNNNNNNNNNNNNNNNNNNNNNNNNNNNNNNNNNNNNNNNNNNNNNNNNNNNNNNNNNNNNNNNNNNNNATTTTGTATGGGAAAATGCAAATCCGGCAGCCGAAATTATTTCGCAGGAACAAACAAACGACTACCATAGTTACAACATTCCACAGAAGGACGACTCTGAAAAGAATATCAATTTCATTAAAGGATTTAAGAAACTAATTTACAAGGAGCTGTATCCAAACATTGATGTTGAATATGTGTTTCATCCGGTTGATGGAATAAAATATTCATTGATCCTGCATCCGGGAGCAGATATTTCGTTGGTTAAAATGAATTATTCAAAAAGAATGAAATTGCATAATAACGGAGAATTAGCTATTCCTACCGCCTTTGGCAATATAATTGAGCATCGCCCGGCTACTTTTTATGCGGGCAACAATACCGCTACGATATCATCCCGATTTGTTAAAACAGGAAGATCAGTTTCATTTGAATTAGGCAATTATGATCAATCCAAAACATTGATCGTTGACCCATGGGTGCAGACACCAACCATTTCAAACTCGAACAGCATTTGGGAGTGTGAAAGAGATGGCGCAGGCAATGTATATATTATCGGAGGCGATATGCCGATGAAATTATTAAAGTATAATTCAGCCGGAGCAATTCAATGGACGTACAACACAACATGGGATACGGCAAATTATTGGCTGGGAACTTTTGCTGTTGACCTGCCCGGAAACGCATATGTTACCTCTGGCACACAATCCAAACTTTCGAAAGTGAATACAAGCGGCTCTAACGTTTGGACTAATAATAGCATTGGAGGACAGTCATCGGAACTGTGGAATATAACATTCAATTGCGATCAGACCAGGCTGATTATTGGAGGCACACAGGGGATATTTACTTTGCGCGGAGCTATATTTGATATTGATGTAACAAACGGAAATGTTATATCCACTAAAATAGCAGGCTTTGATAAAGCCTTGCTTTTCGGGGCCAATGCTCCGAATGAAGTTCGATCGATCTGCTCGGCGCCAAATGGAAATTATTACTTCCTGACATTGGACTCCATTGGCCGTATTACCCAAAACTTTACATCTACAACTCTTTTTGGTTTTAAAACAAACAGCACTTATGATCTGGCCTATTATAACCCATCTTACAGGTATGATAATTCAGGTGTAATGGCTATAAAGGCCAATAAAAATTTTGTTTATACCCAGAACGGATCGACTCTTTCAAAACGTTCGCTGCTTTCGCTGGGTACAGGCGCAATACTTACAACTATATCCATTCCCGGTGGCATTAATAATGCAGGCTCTTTTGGTAATCCGGGACGGGTTCCGGGAAGCAGCGGAATTGACATAGACAGTTGCGGTAATGTTTATGTGGGTTCCGGTAATGCGGTAATTAAATACGATGCGAACCTTGTTCAGGTGAGTTCCGTAACGCTTCCATTCACTGTATTCGATGTAGCTGTAAGTATCAATGACGATGTAATTGTTGCGGGTTCTACAACCCAAACTACAGGTACCCGAACCGGTTATGTACAATCCATCGCATCGTTCGCAGCATGCAACCCCTTGAAATTGTTTTGCTGCATTGCATCTATTGACCCAGCGGGTCCTTATTGCCCAAGCAACGCGGCGGTAAATTTAACTGCTGTTACTCCGGGCGGAACCTGGAGCGGAACAGGGATCACTAATGCTGCAACAGGAACATTTGACCCGACAACTGCAGGTATCGGAACGCATACCATCTATTATACATTGGCTTGTGGAAAAGATTCAACAACCATTACAGTTAAAGCTTGTGCCTCATTAGCCGTATGTAAGGAAACGAATGGTAATATTACTGTTTCAGGCGGAACATCTCCTTATACCTGGCAGAGTCAATCAACTACAACAGATTGCAGCATCTGCCCGTTCCAGATGTGCATCCCTCCTGTTTGCAATGGTACAACGGTAACCCTATGGACAACTTTTGGCAGCACGGCTACTATTACTCCTCCGGGTACATGGCCGATCAGAGCTGTTGATAATGCCGGAAATATTTCTGTTGTAACAAGTCTTGGATCCTTGCCTGCATGTACAGCCTGCGCACCTCTTACGGCTTCAGCTGCAGGTATTGTAAATGTAAATTGTTTTGGTCAATCAACAGGAAGTTTTTCAGCATATGCAACCGGCGGCACATCTCCTTACAACTATACACTGATGAAAGGATCAAACACTGTTGCTACTTTTGGCAATGTTTCCGGATCACAAAATTTCACAACACTTCCGGCTGGAACCTATACACTCAACATAACCGATAATGCCGGATGTCCCGGTTCAACAACCATTATTATTACAGAAGCACCTGCCATAATTCCGGTTACTACATCAGGTAACGCGGCATGTGGGACTTCAAATGGCAACGTTTCGGTCAGTGCAAGCGGTGGAACCGGCGCATTCATTTATAACTGGAGCAGCGGAGCTTCAACCCAAACCGTTTCGGGTTTAACAGCAGGGACATATACTGTAACAGTAATTGATGGAAGTAATTGTACAACAACTGCAGTCGCCTCAGTAAGCAACAGTCCTTCTCCAACCATTAACAGCCTGAATGGCACCTCTCCTTTATGTAAAGGTAATACTGACGGATCCGCTGTGGTAGCAGTATCAGGCGGATCAGGTGCGTTGACCTATAGCTGGAGCAACAACACTTCGGGTGTTACCGCCATTACAGGTCTGTCGGCAGGTACCTATATTGTAAGCGTAACAGATGCAACCGGATGCACCGCAATCAGCTCCGTTACCATTAC
The Bacteroidota bacterium DNA segment above includes these coding regions:
- a CDS encoding beta-lactamase family protein, with amino-acid sequence MSGFRSVFFSCGLQCIATVVIISCGLPQNRPAKGTHITVGSNSLQNDSIEKIRARLNTNEKAQRLDSLFKYMFLHGGFNGNILVAQQGQVIYKKSWGYANYETKDSLTLNSVFQMGSSSKPLTATAILILKEQGLIRLSQTIDEFFPDFPYKKITVKDLLTHRSGLANYMYFCDSFYCYKNIPLSNDELLKLMITNHPLPYFKPNRRFEYSNTNYALLVNIIEKVSGVSYADFMKQEIFKPLGMNNSRISITDTIDLNHNKTTGYEGNWKKYDIDYLDGVLGDKNIFTTVDDLFLFDQALYTVQLLKKETLDEAYSGTSHEYPGQRNYGYGWRLIDEKDGTKIVYHNGWWHGYNNVFYRRLKDKTTIIILSNKINRGIYHIEGILNILDGSGITGNIFDEEGRAVN
- a CDS encoding peptidoglycan DD-metalloendopeptidase family protein codes for the protein MRSFSSVILVFLLLHILKISAAQDMLPENRIERPNNADTSANRFNTLSAKPLLTHSDSVCMFPAYIMYSQWDTTVIHPYNFDPACFKDSVQLILTGIYSSQCFIPRIGRTNSNFGPRHRRAHFGVDIDLETGDTVVSAFDGMVRIAKRNKSYGNVVIVRHENGLETIYAHLSKLNVQPNQCVKAGEVIGLGGNTGHSYGSHLHFEVRYKGEPLNPNELFSFSECKLVADTIEINLNSFQFYNDYKAGKYKHLKKGKKYAKTKVKLKPGYYSVRKGDTLYSIARKYGTTVDKLCKLNKIKPTTVLRLGTKIKYG
- a CDS encoding gliding motility-associated C-terminal domain-containing protein; this encodes FVWENANPAAEIISQEQTNDYHSYNIPQKDDSEKNINFIKGFKKLIYKELYPNIDVEYVFHPVDGIKYSLILHPGADISLVKMNYSKRMKLHNNGELAIPTAFGNIIEHRPATFYAGNNTATISSRFVKTGRSVSFELGNYDQSKTLIVDPWVQTPTISNSNSIWECERDGAGNVYIIGGDMPMKLLKYNSAGAIQWTYNTTWDTANYWLGTFAVDLPGNAYVTSGTQSKLSKVNTSGSNVWTNNSIGGQSSELWNITFNCDQTRLIIGGTQGIFTLRGAIFDIDVTNGNVISTKIAGFDKALLFGANAPNEVRSICSAPNGNYYFLTLDSIGRITQNFTSTTLFGFKTNSTYDLAYYNPSYRYDNSGVMAIKANKNFVYTQNGSTLSKRSLLSLGTGAILTTISIPGGINNAGSFGNPGRVPGSSGIDIDSCGNVYVGSGNAVIKYDANLVQVSSVTLPFTVFDVAVSINDDVIVAGSTTQTTGTRTGYVQSIASFAACNPLKLFCCIASIDPAGPYCPSNAAVNLTAVTPGGTWSGTGITNAATGTFDPTTAGIGTHTIYYTLACGKDSTTITVKACASLAVCKETNGNITVSGGTSPYTWQSQSTTTDCSICPFQMCIPPVCNGTTVTLWTTFGSTATITPPGTWPIRAVDNAGNISVVTSLGSLPACTACAPLTASAAGIVNVNCFGQSTGSFSAYATGGTSPYNYTLMKGSNTVATFGNVSGSQNFTTLPAGTYTLNITDNAGCPGSTTIIITEAPAIIPVTTSGNAACGTSNGNVSVSASGGTGAFIYNWSSGASTQTVSGLTAGTYTVTVIDGSNCTTTAVASVSNSPSPTINSLNGTSPLCKGNTDGSAVVAVSGGSGALTYSWSNNTSGVTAITGLSAGTYIVSVTDATGCTAISSVTITEPSALTGTTSSTATSCGTNNGSAGVTVNGGTGSYSYSWLPGGGTAQTVSNLSAATYTVTVTDSNNCSTTSTAAVTNPGGGTASAFVQSNTTCYGGNNGSANASISGGTPPFTYSWSNGSTAATVAGLTAGTYTGTITDANSCNSNSTVSITEPSAIVILITPTAAPCGTTNGSAIANAGGGTGSLTYSWSMGSTSPSANNLSAGTYTITITDANGCSATTTGVVSSTGGPTANAGNSVTIISGNSTTLNGSGTTGATFSWSPASSLSCSNCPSPVASPTQTTTYTLTVTANGCSATDTVTVFIEIPCGDLFVPKAFSPNNDGQNDILYVYGKCIKDLEFAIYDRWGEKVFYTTNPASGWDGTFRGNKLDAAVFVYYLKGNVNGEEVSKHGNITLVK
- a CDS encoding Smr/MutS family protein encodes the protein MSKISIDLHESFNKGSKIDDLLNNAIRKAVENKIDLVEIIHGKGSGQLKKRVLRFLQQPHIKQLYKRVEKDSKNFGRLFVRF